The genomic interval ttttagcaattttatttctCATCTCCAACTTCCACTGTTCTAATTTTTCTAACTTGGCAGCGATTTCCACTTCTCTGCTCTTTATGGCTTGATTTTCCTTCATTCTAATATTTCTTTGATTTAATAGCATCTGCTCCAACACATGTTTTTCATTGTTGTCCTGCAGGCCTTTAGCATTAAAACAAACAGAAGGATCAACTTCCGATGATAAGCCATACCGtccaaacaatttctttttatacttttccgTCAAATGAATCCAAGAACTGGGTTCATTGTATGGCATAATATCAAATAAGACATTTCTATGTTGGGTTAAAAGCATAGACCGgttaacttttttattcttaGTATCATTTTCACCCTGATATTCATTTGTATTCGTAGAAAGTGTACGGTATAAATTTATCGTGCACTGCCTCCAAGACCGAACACTAACAGATAACATTTCTCCTTTATGTAACAAAGTTATTAGCATGATTTACTTTTGTGTTGTTTATCTAATTGAAAGAATGTGTGATTAGAGAAATCAAATGATTCGATAGCCACTATCTATCGATGAATTTAGTGATTACATAAATTAATTATCTAGTTAACCCTAATGAAAGACATGGttgcaaattttatactttaTGTACTAGATTGAATGatcaatgaaatatatatatatataatgtataatataatattattaacttatttttatttgctgaaatGCAATCCTTTCGTTTTTTGTGTAAATACGTGGAATTTAAAAAAGACTTAACCATTATTCGGCGATGATCAATCCGAAACAAAATACCAATTGCCGCAACCAAAGTTTTCGTGTATGAAAGCATACTTGCGGTTAAGAACGAATATAAATCGATATAAGTGGtacaaatttcgatgaaaatgttACAGTTCTAATATTTAAGGGCAGTAGAAATCATGGAGATCTTTAAGCGTTTAAATTTCCTTTTAgtgctttttttaaattataaattttgtttggtaagtttgtttttttttgtttccgaccTATGATATTTAGTGACAACTCTATTGCAGGGTTATTTGGAATATGATAATTGggtaaatattgaattaagtCATGCGATTGACCCTAAAAGTCCCAACAGTTTTACTTATCGAGGAAATGTTACAATATCAAGTCTGGATATTGGACTGGCAAAATCGAACCAGGAAGCTTTAACTGGAATTCAAATACAAAACCTTCAGGTAGAAATATGCTATGAAGTTGATTACTTATTAACTAATCTTAAAACTCTAGACTTTGGCAAGAATGGATAAGTTGTACAGGTTGAAGGCAGAGGTGTCCTATGCTGATGGAAAAAAGCAAGAATTTTTAAGCTCAACCAAAGCGTGTAATCTTATTATGTCCAATCTAAACGATATTCTGTGGATTTCAATAGATCCCAATGGATATATAAATGCTGCAACTGTTTTAACATCCAGATCTGATATTTGGTAAGTTTAGTTTGCGGAtgcgaaaatattaatatttttcatataacatTTTGTTTCGTCATATTTCCCTTGAAAGAGTGATGAGAAGATGATTTTGTTACATGGGAGTAGGCGTAATTGTTGTCTATTTTCGCAACGTAGTTTAGGAATGTCAGAATAATGTTATGTACCAATTCTGGTTGAAACTGGTGGAGTAGGTTCTAAGATATGTGATTATACTTAAATGTGGGCGGTTTCATGTCCATCGTCCAATTTACACATCGGATCCAACAATGCCCTCTGGCACCATCTCTGTTGTGAAATTTAATGCATTACGTCctttatttttcgatttattatacttttagcagttttggtaaaaatttggaataacaTCCTCCGATTTCGGggataaaatatgtatacaaggATAGAGGGTGTTCTCcagattaataaaataaatgtatatagtcGCCGCAGActaattcaattatttgcagCTTACTTAGACGTTACTTAATAGTTTTTACTCTTATATTTTTAACTCTTCCGTTTAGTTTTAAGTGTTACAAacaccgttaggtgaacaaaacttaaTGGTACcgtgttgcaacatgttgcaagagtataaaaactatgTAAGCATTTAATACTAGAAAAGAAAAGTTATACAATTAACGTAAAATTAATTCTTTACTTAgtgttaatgcaaatatttatattttttagctttTGTGAGAATATATCTGTATCTGGCTTGGAAGACTTTAATACGGATGTTCTTATTCGACACACCGAAACGGCACCTGTTCCAGATACTACGagctttattcaaaaattagaaagagaaagagaagcTAGAGAACGTGGGGATGTTCGAGATAACCGCGGATTTTTCTCTAAATATGTAAGTTTTGtctcaattaaattttcatgtaTTCAGACAAACTAACCACTTAAACAGTACAATACTAAAACTCTTATCAGGCTTAAGTTTTAATACCTTCATTAACGTTTTGATTATCATCATACCCGGAACACGTTATATTAAGATTTTCAACGGTTAGGTTTAGAAAATATCGTTAGATTCTATTTTGTAGAAtatttaatttcctacaaaatttatgaaacgatatttttcaagtagttgaaAGATTTTTCTATTTGATAGTTAGATAAGATATATAAGATAAATAGACGAGGATTGCAATGCGACCTGacgtctattgtgccctctccttaATCACAAAGATTAACCTAGATCTAGCAAAttgttaaagcaaaaaatagaaaactaagGTGCCGAtattcccgttacaattaagagcagAGACTTTCTTAGCGGGCCTAAGAACCTATTTTTcgagtaccaatcgaaaaattaaaattttttttagcccgaaattatgaaatttcaaCGATCGAAGGATAAATTCGACTTTTTTAAGAACTTGTTGATGTACTATACTTTGTATACTACCGAAGTAAAAAAAAGGTATTCTGACGTATGCGAAATActtgtaaaattataattttccttagtggaaattaaaaaactaaatatgcaaaataaaactTAGCAGCAGTGAAGATAGAAGTTATAACACTTTAATGACCACATACTCTCTTGCTTCAATTGAACTCGataattatgttatttttttcacatgtAAATTTTATGACAAGGGAGGAGAGAAATTACCAAACATAGATagctattattaataatatttactaatatCTGCTGAAACAGGTTAAATTTGTAGTATATATTTCCATTATTACATAGTATGATATATACCTAACCATATATACTTAACTATATTTTTCGTCacctttttaaattataaatatttcttttatttccagTGGATGTATATTGTACCTGTTGTTTTGCTGGTATTTATATCTGGTGCGACTAATCAAGATAattccaaataaaattttactttaatttaaacaacaaatgtaAACATACCAatgtttacttaaaaataaattacatatttattcgaaatagtttaaactttttgctttatagattttaaatatatgtatgtatataagtactagTAGTTCCGCTTTGGCTATGGTATACATTAAAtactattataaaaaattagtcaatatagtaaaactattatttacgaataaaggcaAAATATTATTGACGCTATAATCCAATAACAATATTGTGGCAAACATGGATATCAAGGCAGAATTCTGTCCtgggccggataaaaatccggtcCGTTCCGGTTTCGTAGACCCGACTCGTGGGAATGAAAATTGGTCGATCACCACACCATACCGCTATCACCGGCGTGCTTAACGTTTTTTGGTGTACCTGGTGTTATATGCTTGACACCTGGGGCGATGGACAAATAGTTTATTTTAAACAGCAATGGCTTTTTCGACTTTATCGGCTAATCAACTGAGCATCATTGATAAGCCTTCGCAGAAGACTACTGGATGCGCCAAGCCCAAATTTCTCATTTATTAGAAACGACTgttgcgctgttgttaactcggctataaccgtgtaTACCCTTCGATGCTAGGGCGCGGTCTGAGGTACTAAACGCCTTCTCTACGCATATTGGCACCGCGAACTAGTGACCAACCCATTCCAGCTTACTCGTAGAAGCAAACATGAATGACATTCTATAACGCAATCCGATGTGGACAACATTGTCTCCTCCAGTTAGGAGACAGTAAAGAGTACTACCGGTTGTGGTAGCCAAAGTACATCGGTAGTGACAGTTGTAAAAATAGAGGGAACCAGTCAAAGTACCCAAAACGTAAATATGGCAGCATGCACCCCTAAGTACACTCGGTGCCAAAGGTGAAGTACAGCGCAAAAGGcgcaaaaaatcttaaaatcaaCTGAGGAATAGCTGGTATCAGAGGACAGTTTTCGTACTCCGGATAATAGCCAAAGGTCAGACTGCCAGCACCGCGGTTTATGTCCAGGAGATAAAGCGCCTAATTTAAATAGTGGAGGAGTATCAAAGTTTCCTGAAAAAGAAGCAATCGCAATATTCCGCGGAAACCATAAAACAGAACAGCTCACAGAAGAAGAACCCTTCCGACAACGAGTTGTTAGAATACttgccaaaaaaaaactaaagcaggGAAAACCGAGGTGAACGCACCGGCAAGGCATTTCAGCCATGTGGCCAGAACCAAACTAAAGCTCATACCCGCTAAAGACTTTCCAAAGAAACTTCGTACTCGCATTTGGATGAAAACAAAGTGAGCAGACTGATATTAGTGGCCATCCGCGAAGAGGTAATCAAAGACTGAtaacaaaatcagcttcggtaTACGTAAGACCAAGATGAAGATATttcaaggcgacaaagcggctgacgaacGACGACACGGAAGACGTCGAACACAATAGCCAGTTGCTGAGAGATGTCGCCATCAAAGAGTAGGTCAAGCATATAAGATGCGTACAGATAGTCTGATAACCCTCAAGGGCTAAACAGcagtaaatacaaaatttttgtaaacgAAAAATAAGGGCTTGCAATCTCATCAATAAAGATATAAATGCATTACAGCAGACACCACAGCTGTAAATGTAAAGGTGGAACAAGAGAGAAACAGTTTCTTTTTGTCTCAACCTATATAACTCACGATAGTGATGTGCCTGAAGCACTCAAGAACAAAGGGGTTGACACCCTATTAGGTGGACCCTATTTGCAAGAACATTAAGAAGACAAACGTTAACGGAATGGTGACGAAGGGAAGTGAAGGGATGTCGAAACCGACACCCTGATCTGTCCCGCCGGCAACCGACGTTGGGAGAACTTTCATACGGCCAAAATCGTGGAACGCTACGGTGATAAACACGCTGGGTAGATGTCTGAGCAGCATTCTAATACACTCGAGTGGGCCAAGAGGGTGCTGAGCGAGAGCGAAGACGTTAGAGCAAGATCGGACGTAATCGAAATAAAACCAGCGGTCAAGCTTCAAAGGTCGCTTCCTTTGGGAAAATACTGCGAACGGGAGCTACGCCAACCTTTACCGAAATCGCTGAAAACGTTGACTCAATAAAACTAGGTGTGTACGACAGCAGCGGAGAGGATGGTGCCATCTCCGCAAGGTATGGAAGAGAGTGGTGGCAGCTATCTCCTCAGTGTTCCTGATGGTAGTTCGAGGAAACTCTGGGCCACCCCAATTTGTGAAAGTGCCGGATGGCACCATGGGCCATAAGCTCATTAGATATGCCGATGTGCGCTCGGCCGTTCTATATTAGCAGGC from Bactrocera dorsalis isolate Fly_Bdor unplaced genomic scaffold, ASM2337382v1 BdCtg277, whole genome shotgun sequence carries:
- the LOC105225590 gene encoding ER membrane protein complex subunit 10 — encoded protein: MEIFKRLNFLLVLFLNYKFCLGYLEYDNWVNIELSHAIDPKSPNSFTYRGNVTISSLDIGLAKSNQEALTGIQIQNLQTLARMDKLYRLKAEVSYADGKKQEFLSSTKACNLIMSNLNDILWISIDPNGYINAATVLTSRSDICFCENISVSGLEDFNTDVLIRHTETAPVPDTTSFIQKLEREREARERGDVRDNRGFFSKYWMYIVPVVLLVFISGATNQDNSK
- the LOC105225591 gene encoding growth arrest and DNA damage-inducible proteins-interacting protein 1 — translated: MLITLLHKGEMLSVSVRSWRQCTINLYRTLSTNTNEYQGENDTKNKKVNRSMLLTQHRNVLFDIMPYNEPSSWIHLTEKYKKKLFGRYGLSSEVDPSVCFNAKGLQDNNEKHVLEQMLLNQRNIRMKENQAIKSREVEIAAKLEKLEQWKLEMRNKIAKKEADALAAKQQKQRLIEEVRRHFGFNVDPRDERFKEMLEQKEREEKKKQKEAKRKAKEDKMMARIVGNNSSS